In Haladaptatus paucihalophilus DX253, the following proteins share a genomic window:
- a CDS encoding aromatic ring-hydroxylating oxygenase subunit alpha, with protein sequence MTRWNDGTDQVEAVSPDITDETNALPAEYFTSPDVFEMEKEKVFSRYWVYAGHANSIPEVGDFFTRTVGDKQVIILRDDEDDVRAFYNVCAHRGSKMVDDTPMTDPGNMSRIQCPYHLWTYDLDGDLSTTPKSFEEASLNPDLDDEDVSELDAETNGLMEVSTDRIGPLVFVNFDTDPIPLSEQAGKMATELEVLPLDEYEHAARFVSEVECNWKTFGGNYSECDHCQANHQDWIKGIQLNDSELEVNDYHWVLHYTHEEDVDDDLRIHDEHEAKFYYMWPNFTVNMYGTADGYGTYIIDPIDEERFQLIADYFFRDAEMTDEELEFVRTSRQLQEEDFELVERQYEGLKSGALAQAQLGPNEHTLHKFHRLAQEAYNA encoded by the coding sequence ATGACACGATGGAACGACGGAACGGATCAGGTCGAAGCGGTCAGCCCGGACATCACCGACGAAACGAATGCCCTCCCCGCGGAGTACTTCACCAGCCCGGACGTCTTCGAGATGGAGAAGGAGAAGGTGTTCTCGCGGTACTGGGTGTACGCTGGCCACGCCAACAGCATTCCCGAGGTCGGGGACTTCTTCACCCGGACGGTGGGCGATAAGCAGGTCATCATCCTTCGGGACGACGAGGACGACGTTCGCGCGTTTTACAACGTCTGTGCCCACCGCGGGTCGAAGATGGTCGACGACACGCCCATGACCGACCCCGGCAACATGAGTCGGATTCAGTGTCCGTACCACCTTTGGACGTACGACCTCGACGGGGACCTCTCGACGACGCCGAAGAGCTTCGAAGAGGCCAGTCTCAATCCCGACTTGGACGACGAGGACGTGTCGGAACTGGACGCCGAGACGAACGGCCTCATGGAGGTTTCGACCGACCGCATCGGACCGCTGGTGTTCGTCAACTTCGACACCGACCCGATACCGCTCTCGGAACAGGCCGGAAAGATGGCGACGGAACTCGAAGTCCTCCCGCTCGACGAGTACGAACACGCCGCACGATTCGTCTCGGAGGTCGAGTGCAACTGGAAGACGTTCGGGGGGAACTACTCCGAGTGTGACCACTGCCAGGCGAACCATCAGGACTGGATCAAAGGAATCCAACTCAACGACTCCGAACTCGAAGTGAACGACTATCACTGGGTGCTCCATTACACCCACGAGGAGGACGTGGACGACGACCTCCGGATCCACGACGAACACGAGGCGAAGTTCTACTACATGTGGCCGAACTTCACGGTGAACATGTACGGTACCGCGGACGGTTACGGCACGTACATCATCGACCCCATAGACGAGGAGCGTTTCCAGCTCATCGCCGACTACTTCTTCAGGGATGCGGAGATGACCGACGAGGAGTTGGAGTTCGTGCGAACGAGTCGCCAACTGCAGGAGGAGGACTTCGAACTGGTCGAGCGCCAGTACGAGGGGTTGAAATCGGGTGCGCTCGCGCAGGCCCAACTCGGACCGAACGAGCACACGCTGCACAAATTCCACCGACTGGCCCAAGAGGCCTACAACGCCTAA